The Carnobacterium divergens nucleotide sequence TTGAGATTTGAGCTTGTCGTAGGCAAATATAGTCATCTTCAAAGGTGAATTGCTCTCCCCATGTCGGTAATGTTTGCCATTTGGAAACAAAAAAATCTTTGCCAAATTGACTTTGCAGACTATCTTGTTCAATCGCTATTTTTTCAATAACTGTTAAGGCTTCTGATGGGATTTTTCCAGTAACAACAGGAACACCAGCTTTAATAATTCCCGCTTTTTGGTAGGCAATTTCAGCAAGGGTGTTCCCTAAAATGTGCATATGATCGTACCCAATAGTCGTAATCACCGATACTATTGGCGTCACAACATTTGTTGAATCCACTAATCCGCCTAAACCGACTTCAACAATTACAACGTCCGCATGCCCCTCGCCAAAATACTGAAACATCATACTGTTAACGACTTCAAATTCAGTTGGACCTCCAAGTGGGGTTTCGTCTAATTCCATCACATACGGATAAATTAAATTCGCTAAACGTAAAATTTCTTCATTTGAAATCGGTTCTCCATTCACACTAATCCGTTCGTTAAAGCTTTCAATATAAGGTGAAGTAAATGTCCCGACGGTTTGACCCGCTGCTTCTAACATACTTCTAAGGTACGTAACAGTTGAACCTTTTCCATTTGTTCCTGCGACATGAATCGATTTAAATTTCCGTTCTGGATGACCTAATTTTTTC carries:
- a CDS encoding bifunctional folylpolyglutamate synthase/dihydrofolate synthase, with protein sequence MFNTYEEALTWIHSRLALGIKPGLKRMEWMMKKLGHPERKFKSIHVAGTNGKGSTVTYLRSMLEAAGQTVGTFTSPYIESFNERISVNGEPISNEEILRLANLIYPYVMELDETPLGGPTEFEVVNSMMFQYFGEGHADVVIVEVGLGGLVDSTNVVTPIVSVITTIGYDHMHILGNTLAEIAYQKAGIIKAGVPVVTGKIPSEALTVIEKIAIEQDSLQSQFGKDFFVSKWQTLPTWGEQFTFEDDYICLRQAQISMLGEHQVENAAVALEALRIYSHETGLAVGHEHMLRGLKQAFWPGRMEKINEQPLIVMDGAHNEPAMIRLVETLKRDFPNQDIYVLFAALKDKSVDTMMAQLQTVQNMHLMVATFDYPRAATGEELANQVAGPVEIVENWQTGLVKAINEMDSSDVLLITGSLYFISEVRQYFKSEENN